The Solea senegalensis isolate Sse05_10M linkage group LG18, IFAPA_SoseM_1, whole genome shotgun sequence DNA segment TCCTTGGAGAGCGCGAGTCAATGAGGCTGACGATTTTGGTAAAGCCGTACATCATCGCTAGGGCACGGGCTGTCTCTCCTTTTGCGTTGCGGTCATCAACTTTAACTTTCTGTCcataatttaaacaaacagatGTCACGGTCATGCAGCTCTACCTACATGCACAGCAtgatttacagttttacaggTCTAACCTACTCACATGATCGAGCAGGTACTGAACTATGATTTCATGTCCAGAAGCTGCAGCCTCCATCAGGGGAGTGACACCAGAGCCTGGCTCCCTGTGAATGAATCAGAGGATCATGGAAAAACTTGATGTGAAGACAAAGTGTTTGTAGAAGAATTGTCATGAATGAAGACACTCACTTAACATTGGCATCAGCATTGTTGTCCAGCAGGAACTTGACCATCTGCTGGTGGCCAGTGCCTGTGCAGTGGAACAAAGCAGTCCAGCCCCGTGAGTCCTTCAGCTCCAGCTCTGCACCTTGCTTTTAgggtcagaaaaaaagaaaacaggaagccTTTTACACTCTAAATAACTAGAGATGACTTCCAGAGATTCCCCTCCATGTTCCTAGGATAATACAACATCCAGGTTTTGGGCTGATCCAGTCACACCATTTTGTACCTGAAGCAGGAAGTATGCGATACTCTCGTTGCCACAGCTCGCTGCCAGCATCAGTGGGGTCAGACCTTTGGCAGTGGTGGCATTTACATTCACGCCAGCTTCCAGCAGCAGGTTTGCGATGTTGTCATGGCCAATGTAGGACGCATACATCAGTGGGGTCCATCCGCCGATGTTCTTACCATCCAGATTCACCTCACGTCTGAAagaatatatagaatatataataatgacGTGCACTTGTGGCTTTCTTAGGTTTACTTAGCCCAGTTGGATAAGCTGAAATAAACATTCCATTTATTGAATACAAGAGGGGCTGAGCTGCTGTggatatatttgttttttttctttgtttttttttttaaatctttgccTCTGTTAACATCTTTAGGGACAACAGATGGAAACTTAAAGTATAAAaggtatgtgtatataaatctatatatctacatatatttatatatatatatatatatagaatgaatgtgtgtgtatacatatatacacacacgcacacacatatatatacacaagtttccaataaatgaataagtcTTATGGAAACCCACTGTTTGATGCACCCGGCCACCACGTCGTACTGTCCGATGGAGCAGGCGGTGTGGAGGTCCAGGGGAACATCCAGCTCCTCGGGTCGGACCAGGGAATCGCCCAGCCACAGGGAGAGGCTGACGCCCAGCTGCTCTGATTCACTGGCCTCGTCGCTTAGCTCGGACATTTTCCACCTCCTCACTCGTCCCTCCTTCacacctggaaaacaaaaaggtgaaCCCTGTGAGTGACCACTGCTGTGACACACTCATGATTCAGAACAGCAAccgaacaaaaacaacatgagcCACgctttaaaatacagtttcataCATCAACATAACAAGATGAGTGTTACGTCGCTGTGTGTAGTttgtaaataacacacaaacaaggctGATTAATGTCAGTATTAAACTAGCGTGACTTCACACTGACCCAGAGCTAACTCTCTCCAAAAATCTGCTCTTTTAGCAAGTTTAACGTTAGCGTAGCAAAACCCAGTATTAAAACTATCAGTCTGCACATTGTCTAAAAACAACATTAAGTCTCTAACTTAACAAACGACATTAGTTTAAAGGGTAAAAGTGCACTTACTTACTAGTTTATTTTTCTCAGCGGATAAACTTTCTGTTTGGCGTGTCACACTGAAATGTGCTCGTGCGGAAACGCAACCACGCCCCACCTTTTCCTCTTTGAAAGATACCGCATAACATACTTAATAATAGCTTTTTATTTAACACttaattaattgaaaaaaatcgCGCACTTGTGTATATTTCATAAACATATatcttttcaaacatgttttttctttggtcTTTGtggatatgtttttgttttttttaagggaagGTTATATCATATTTACCATTAACACTTGTCTTAAACCATCAGTACATCAATATGGTTTTATTgcttgattgtttttgttttcagttttgaaaAACTATTTAGATGTAAATGTATGAGTTTACATTATCAATAGATAAAACTACCATgttattagggctgcaacagattattttttgttaattgaGTAATCAggcacttgtttggtccataaagtgtcacaaaccaaaatgattcagttttagtgatttctttgttatatggatcaaagaaaccagaaaatattcacatttaagaagctggaaaaatctagtaatgatttttatttttaatttagaaatgaattaataattgattaaacaAATATTCCTTGCAGCCCTACTTTTGTTATTAACTGCATCTTTGGAGGTTTGACAAGTGTTACAGGTTAATGAATGAAGATCAGGTCATCAATGGCAACCtttaatggacaaaaatgtaaacCAAACTAAAAATTTATTCAGCAATATCATCAAAGCAACAATCGTCCAGCTCAGATCAGATTCAGTTCAGACTTAAATAACTTGTTCAGTTAAGAGTCAGAAAAAATTAAAGCGGAACTCTTCGTTTGACGGTGTAAAGACGCGAGTCGATGTCCCCTCCTGAGTCTCTGGTGTCTTGTCTGCATCCTGGGCTTCAGCTTGCTGCAAGTTATTGTCCTTTGTGTTCTGCATTTTGACGTGAGCGATCCGGTGGACAACGGCCTTCTTTGGTGAATCTGATACAACTTTGACTTGAGCTGAAGCAATTTCTGTTGGGATCGGGGAAAGAAACCTATCACAGCACTGCAACAGCAGTTGGTccaaagtcaaactttttttttttttactgttttacataCTCACCACTCTGAATGAGTTTGAActgcttgtttttctcttcttccatTTTTTTCCTGTACTCTCCCGTCATGGCTCTCATCACCTGCCTCTTCTTTACCAGAGGAGCTTTGGAGCTACGTAGAGTCTTCAAGGCACGAGAGGCCTCCTCCTCTACAGTGGGAACACATTCAAGTGGGACACACCTCAGAGCAACTCCCATGTATGTACCTTTCTCACCATATAAAATATCCTGCTATTTTTAtatgaacaacaataacactTACTCTGTTTCGGGGTGCCCTTTTGAGATTTCATGCCCAGCTCCAGCTGCTCCATGCACCAATCAAGCTGCCGATTCAGCTGCTCTTCTGCACTCTGAAACACAAGTCACATTTAGACTTCAAAGTAAGTATTCAAATAATGCTTCTTTTCGAGGAGAACTTTAAATACTGACCAGCTCTGTGTGGTCATCTCCTTGACTCCCCTCTGCTGGCTTCTGTTGTGACTCTGTGTCATGTGAGACTTTGCTCTTTccagatttctttttcttcttctttgctttgGATTGAGCCGACAGCTCAGGTGGAGAGTTAACGTCATCCTGCAGCAAGGAGGAAGTACTTTCGTCTTTCCCTTCTGTTGCACATGTGTCTGGGGTCTCTGTGGTCTCCATGTCTTCCACGGGTGAAGCAGCAGGGATGTGGAAGTTGAAGGCAAACGCTGAGCCTTCCCTGGTGAAGGATATCTGGCTCTGTGCTGGCTTGGTCCAGTCCAGCGGAGGTTTTGTCTCCTTAAGTCGTGGACAATTGTCAGAGAGGAAGTTGAATCTGAAGGTGTTGTCACTTCGGGTCCAGAGGGGTTGGTCAGCTCGGGCTTCAGGAGGAGCAGAACTGTTTGGCTTTGGGTCAATATCTGTCAAATGGGCATACACCCAAAAACGTATGATTACTACcattagttttttatttatttattcacacatgtatatactgtatatatacaaatagCCAAACATCAAAATCCACATTCTGACATATAGCGAGACATAGGAGACGTGATAATTAATGTACCTATAAACAGCAGCTTCTGCTCGGCCatgctgattattattatgctgAAACGCGTCTGTTTGACTCAACTATTTAACTCGACTCCTCCATGCTCAGTGGAACAGGTTTGTTTTAAGTAAAATACTTAATATAAAATACTATTTTCTTCGTCTCCGCAAACAACTCACCCCCGGTGTCGCTGAAGAACAGgtccgtgcatgtgtgtgtgcctaaAATGTTTCCTCGACGCATATCGTTCCGCTTGGTGGTGGTTCACACGAGCCAGTTCCTTAGTTCGCACAATTTAGCTTCTCTATcaatttttaatgttaaaaaaataattgttttaaaaaatgatttcagcTATGGTTAACCGGAAAATACAAAGCTTTAGGGGGCGAAAACGTGTTAAAACAAccttaaaaacacaagagacaaaTCGCGCGCGCACATCAGACAAAGATGACTTTAGATGGCTTTAATTCGTTTGTGCAGCAAACTTGACCGATAAATAGATGACCATTGATTATTGAGTCATTATTCACTTGTGGATGCAGATATTTATATTACACGTGCATCATCTTGTCTTTAGTTTTGCTCTCTGTACTCTGTCTATAATCACTTCATGCATAGTgagaaaatataaattattaagATGCTCATTTAGTCAACAGTGTCAATCCAATGAAGCCAAAGGTCGATTATGTTTCAAATGAACCAAAAACTGATGATTATACAGCGGGTAGTCTAAGGTTTATGAAAAACtgtataaattaaatgaatacaagtttatttataaagcaccttTCTAAGTGcttgacaataaaaaacaatgtatttaaACCCATAAAAGAAGCCTGTTGGAATAAGAGTATTTAGTTGCTTTTTACTCCCTCTGACCTGAAGACCTCAGGGTATATATGAGTGAGTATATATAAATGAACTGTATAACCAGTGAAGTTATGCTAAAACTTGGTGTGGTGTGACCTGAGAATAAATCATTACAAGTCCATCTTTTGACACCAGAGacctttttaattaatttgttgtCATGTTCCTCAGCTGGAAGAAGCAGTTTGTCAGGAGTGATATCGTTGAACTCGTTCAAGACGAAAAGAAGCATTTTTCACTCATTTCTACACTGCTGCTTCAAATGCTGAAGCAAAAAAGTCTAATCTATTCTCCGCCAATCACATACCAAGAGGGATTCAGCTGTGGGCGAATCATACAAACGTGGGGGCGGGACTTCCAGCGTCCGTCCCTCAGACTATAAATACCTCCCCTTGCGCCGACAGCTCGTCAAAAACAGTCGGACGACAACGCGCATAGGACACACGATAATCCAACCACAAAAGGTAACGTGAAGCTGTTTTTCGCCTGTGGTACAATGTTTCTCTACTTTGTCTAATTAATAGTCGTGAACGGTGTGTATCTACTTTGTGTCATAAATGGTCTCCGAAGGTTGAAATCCGGCTGGTTTTACGTCCGCCACTTCACAACAACGGAGTGCGCGCCATAGCCACTCGGCTACCAGTTAGCTCGTGCttagttgtaatattacaaacTACGACTAACACTGACATATTTTATTACTAAACTACTCGTCACTGGTGACTCGCACCACTCGTTTAGTTACCCTTAATTGGGATTTTGTGCCCGGGGTGTGTTCAAAGTGTATAAGCTTGTGTTGTGTGGTGGCTAGCTGGCGCCATTTTGCAACAGTCCTTGCTGTTAGTATTATAGTTGCTTGTTAACGACAGGAAAGAAAACGTGTGTGAATCTCGCAGCTTAATGGTGGCAGGTCGTTACAGCTTTTTTGTAGAATTAACCCACGTTCTTTTTTTCTAGAGTGACGCCTTTCGTTCACAAACTTTGATCCTTTGATGGAGAAGTTACTGTTATTTATATCAACTCCGTGTTTAGTTAGTATCAGTAACAAATATCGTATAAAATTACGCTGCATTAATATCCTTCACGGAAGGCGGGGACTGTCACTGGTAGGACTACTACTCGCACTAAATGGAGTTCCCCCGCCCCGGCGGTGACGCTGTCAAgtgaaaatgaacatgtttagGGCAACAacgaaaatgtgtttgtctaaaTATCGGATCTCGTTTCATTTTCAGACTTGCAGGTGAAAAATGGCTCGTACCAAGCAGACTGCTCGTAAATCCACCGGAGGAAAGGCGCCGAGGAAGCAGCTGGCCACAAAGGCTGCCAGGAAAAGCGCGCCCTCTACTGGTGGAGTGAAGAAACCTCATAGATACAGGTAAACACAAGTGATCAGGAGTATGAATACATATCCATCCATGTGTAGTACAGCTGTTATCATTATCTGTGCATATGTTTGTGTACAGGCCTGGTACTGTTGCCCTGCGTGAGATCCGTCGTTACCAGAAGTCCACTGAACTGCTTATCAGGAAACTGCCCTTCCAGCGTCTTGTCAGGGAAATCGCTCAGGATTTCAAGACGGATCTGCGTTTCCAGAGTGCCGCTATTGGTGCTCTACAGGTGGGACCACACTTTCTATCGACTTGACAAATTTATTTGTGTCTAGGTGGCTTTAACACTcggcttttgttttgttgtgcagGAAGCCAGTGAGGCATACTTGGTTGGACTCTTTGAGGATACCAACCTGTGCGCCATCCACGCCAAGAGGGTCACCATCATGCCCAAGGATATTCAGCTGGCCAGGCGAATTAGAGGAGAGCGTGCATAAATGACCTGATTTTATCTTTTTAgtgtgggggggtgggaggggttgattggggtttgttttgtaaatCTTGGAACCGTTTCCAGCATGTGTACCtcctttttgtcatttgtagtaccaagcatgttttgtttttttgtactttatttgtCATGTTGCTCTTGACTTTCCCCTCAATTGTCCTGTCGACTGTAGAATAGAGCTTCAcatctgtaaaatgtaaacataattcTCTGCCTTTCTCAGGTTTGCATATCTATTTTAGAATCTGTACTCTTTAatcctgtgtgtgca contains these protein-coding regions:
- the lg18 h8orf33 gene encoding UPF0488 protein C8orf33 homolog isoform X1, coding for MRRGNILGTHTCTDLFFSDTGDIDPKPNSSAPPEARADQPLWTRSDNTFRFNFLSDNCPRLKETKPPLDWTKPAQSQISFTREGSAFAFNFHIPAASPVEDMETTETPDTCATEGKDESTSSLLQDDVNSPPELSAQSKAKKKKKKSGKSKVSHDTESQQKPAEGSQGDDHTELSAEEQLNRQLDWCMEQLELGMKSQKGTPKQKEEASRALKTLRSSKAPLVKKRQVMRAMTGEYRKKMEEEKNKQFKLIQSEIASAQVKVVSDSPKKAVVHRIAHVKMQNTKDNNLQQAEAQDADKTPETQEGTSTRVFTPSNEEFRFNFF
- the lg18 h8orf33 gene encoding UPF0488 protein C8orf33 homolog isoform X2, with the protein product MAEQKLLFIDIDPKPNSSAPPEARADQPLWTRSDNTFRFNFLSDNCPRLKETKPPLDWTKPAQSQISFTREGSAFAFNFHIPAASPVEDMETTETPDTCATEGKDESTSSLLQDDVNSPPELSAQSKAKKKKKKSGKSKVSHDTESQQKPAEGSQGDDHTELSAEEQLNRQLDWCMEQLELGMKSQKGTPKQKEEASRALKTLRSSKAPLVKKRQVMRAMTGEYRKKMEEEKNKQFKLIQSEIASAQVKVVSDSPKKAVVHRIAHVKMQNTKDNNLQQAEAQDADKTPETQEGTSTRVFTPSNEEFRFNFF
- the h3f3d gene encoding H3 histone, family 3D, whose product is MARTKQTARKSTGGKAPRKQLATKAARKSAPSTGGVKKPHRYRPGTVALREIRRYQKSTELLIRKLPFQRLVREIAQDFKTDLRFQSAAIGALQEASEAYLVGLFEDTNLCAIHAKRVTIMPKDIQLARRIRGERA